The DNA segment TGTCTTGGAACGTCCAGCGAAGGTGTGGGTTTCTGTCTTATGTATGATGAAATGAGACCTTTAAATTGTTAAGTATATTTTGAGGTAATATTAGTTGTGTCTCATGGTAGATTCGTAGAGGGCTTGAGATATAAACCACTTTCATTATTAAAGAAATACAATACAGGGGCAGTacgttctattttttttctctaggaAAGGATGCTTGGAAATGTCTTGTTAATTATGATTTATTGTGCAGCTCCCTGGATGGAAAGATTGTTAGCCATTGTAGGGATTATCTATTTGATTATAGAGATAGATTAAATATTTCAAATTATAAACTTCATAAGTAGCTTAAAACAAGTGGTCAAAATTGAGTAgaacttctttaaaaaaacatattttttttgaagcTTTAGAGcaaataatttaaatttcaatAACCCGAtgaaataatatgaaaagaataggGCGTATATTGGGACATATACACAGATTCAACAAATAATGTTATAATCAAACTTTATTAACTTTGAACAAAACAATACCAAAAATAGTATTTGGAATTGTGGTATTTTTCAAAttgttttatataattattttttactaaaatatgtacataaaaaaacaaaggtcAACAATGCTTTTTAAGATCATCtagatatataatatttatatacagGATTATTTTCCGTGAATCATGCTAGATTTTCTTATGCGTATGCAAGTTGGCGATTTCGGAATGTAGGAACATAGAGGTCATCATGCAGTAGTTCTCTACTTTTGAACTGTTCAagcacaaatcacaaatcacgATCGTGGCATCAGGAAACTGACGTAACATGGCCTAAAAAACCCTTGTTTGTATTTAACCCTCATTTGGCAATAGGAGGTGTAATTATCCGTTCTCCGAGCAGTTTGGTTTGCCAAGTGTAATTTGGATATGATAGGAGCCGTGATAGACGAAGAACCAACCAATCAATTCAGATTCTACTGCTGACAAGGACACAAACCATTGGAAACGTCAATGCATGATGATGGTTCTAGTGACTAGTGTCATATTATTCATTTCCTGTTTTCTCTCCAAGATTGTGACTCcaataacaacaaaacaaaagggaaaagtAACAACTCGCGGTTGAATTGGCTAATTGTTGACAACTAGTAATTtgtccgtgctaacgctacggtgaTATTGATAATGTAATTCAAACATCCAAAGTATAATATATACGTTTTGGCAATcaaaactataacacatatagttttataagaTTCATAAAAATAGAACAAGAGAGATAATTATATCGTTTAAGCATTTATCACTCCATAATGTGCATAAACAGGTAAAAAAGATATGCACTcagtacaataaaaaaaatccagcaactAATCAACATGTCTCATCCTTTCAGCAAAGCACAGAACCTTCATATAGACAATCAAACTATAGATAAATAGCACGACAATATATTGCGTATACTTCACAGTTGTAACCCGATCCATTCTACCAGACATGGTCAATGCAACCCCGTACAATGTCAGTGCAAAGGGCTAATTTGTATTGATCTTCAGAAAGCATTTGCACAGCCTCATAAATATAGAACATGTTCATAATGTGATGTCAAACATTTATCTTAAAGTAAAAAGGAGATAAAAGAAATTTAATTGTTCTGTGAATTTGGAGTAGTGGTGCGAAAGCTGCTGCAACTTAAAGCATTGAAGCCCTTGATGTTCCTCCTCCATCGTCCACTAAAATAAAGAGCACAATCCCAACATTGTAGTTATGTGCTTCCAAGGACGTGACAAAAAAATGAGCAATACCAGGTATTAGTACTTCTTGGAGTACTACAGAAAGCAATTCTTAAATCTGTACTTCTTGgccatttcaaaataaaaaaaactgtacTTGGGCTTCCACAGAAAGTAGATAACTTGTAAAACAAACCACAGGAAGTACATTTGCCCAATGACAAACAAAACTGGATGATGAGAACTGCTAAGTGCTACTACTACATTAAGTAGTGTCTCAGATGTATAACGGTATAATAGCAACTGCGTGTTGGTGTCTTCAGAAACTTGTACAATCAATGTGAAACAGTTCAAATTATAAAACTTGTGGAGCtcttcatataaaaaaatagaaaatcctACACCAAAGGACCCAGGAATTAATATCAAAATCCCAGTAATTAATGAGAATGTAGAGAACAATATAGGATCAGCAATTTTGTGCCCTATTTTTTTCCCACTGTACCAAACAATATTGTAATTATTATGTTGAAAATTAAGCAGGAATAATATCTCAAAAAGCTAacctcaaattttttaaaaaaattggtgaaGTGGATCTGTTCAGCACCTTTGATAACTGGATTTTAGGTTACACTGGACGttttgcattaatttaaaaacaaaatagatataaataaATATCATATAAGGGATTAATATGTATGATGAAAATGAAATCACTAAAATATTTTGTCAAATCTCAATTTTTAAAACTCTAAAGGAAATATAAACCAAGGAAATTTCTCAATCTGAAATGACTTGGGAGATGCAAAATCAAGTTCTTATATACTCAGATTTTGCTGCAGAACCTTGGAGATATTTTGTTGAGCAGTTCCACCAGCAGAGTTTCTTTGGGCAATACCATGACATAAACAATATGTCAAGTTATCCCAGTTTTGTTCCAATTCCCAGCAAATGTAAATATATGGCTAAAAGGACGTAGAACCTGCAACATACATATAGGAAATGGATCAATCCCAGCATACAATCATTGGATCAGTCAAGTTTTTTCCGTCCCAGCAGAGGCGTTATGAGCAATTAGGAGAATGCTGAGAAACAGATAGGCTGGATATAACTGAAAACATGTCTCCAAGGCACAAATCTCTGCCAAATTGCGTATTTAAGCTCAGAAATGACCAAATGATGAgcaatataaaagaaaaagtgaaaaaaCATGGAAAATGCTAACTGATAACATCGAAGGAAATTTATAGCTTAGTTATTCTGGAAACAAAATTTAGCAATGAACCTAGCAGGACACCCAAACCATCCTGGAAATTCTTCTGCTCTATAAATAATAAGCAATAAGAAATATTACCTTTGTAGAATGGATAACAAAAAGAACTCTTCCCGTTCTCGTTTGCTGAAACTTAAAGAATGGCTTAACTTACCATTAAAAAAGAGCATGTTCGACTAACTCATCTTGCGCTGAATGTTGAAAACTTCACTGTGTTGAAAAAACGATCTTCCTCAGAGCAGGGTCAAGTTGTGCAAAGCACATGTCCCCTATAGTAATGAATTCCCAGAACTGAAAAAGGTACCAAACACAACTAAATTATGGTAATTCATATGTTCTACCCAACTCCGACTGAAGATCATATGTTCAATCTGGCAATTGAACCAACCAAGCGCATGGCCAgacaaaaaagggaaaaatagtAATTTGTCAACATCGATGGAATGAATAGTACCTACTAttcttagtttttttcattaaaaagaTCAAAATCCTACTGAATAATACTGGCTATGTAAAAGCTTTGCAATGTTCACCTTAAAGATCCAAAATACTTATAGAAACACTGTGTCCATAATTACAGGATGTGAAGCTAGAGAAAAACATTCCCCAATGGTTCCACAACTGGCTATGGCCATAGTTTTGTCAGAACTCGGATGATTTCCTTGCATTAGACTGTTATTAGATATATAAAAAGTATGAACCAACGTTTCTTAACCGGAACTGCAGTATCTGTATACCAACTTTAGTACAACCTGTCAACACGCATGATAATTAATTGGCCACACAATGTTCTATCCCAACATAATCGGTAACTTGATATGAAAGAATCATCATCCACGCATCTTTAGCGTATTTATGTATACTATCCAATGACTCATGTGTGAGGCTGAGTGAAATCAATAACTAATCTACAAAATTGTTCTCAGGGACGTCTGCTGTTATTGCCTACAATCCACCCCCTTTTGCTCGGTTAGACCATCAACCGAATGATCAGGAGCCGCGGGGGTCGCGggatgcgacgacggcggagaggcGGGATGCGGCGCGACATGACGATTACCTAGCAGCGGGTGTGATGGGCGCCGCCAGCAGCGTCGATCTGGAGGCTCGTCGGCGTCCCCGATCGGAAATAGGTGGCGGCGGCCCGGTTGGCGTTGTGGCAGTGCGATGGAGCAGAAGGGAAGGGGAGCGACGCTGCAGACGCGGATGGGAGCGGAAAGGGATGGGCGCGTAGGGTTTGACGGGGGAAGAGGGCTGGCACGGTCGATCGCGATGGTGGttcgaggcgacggcggcggcagggcggcggggcgcgagagtgaggaagggagaggctgGGCGAGGCGACGACGTATTggggaggcgagggcggcggcgtctggGGTAGGCGGTGCGAgacagcgagagagagagagagagagaggatgggaggAGATGCGGCGCGGGATTGGCGGAGACGTCGCGTTCGGGAGGGGATGCGGCGCAGGATTGGAGGAGATGACGCGTTCGGTGGAGGTGGGAGGCTGCTAATCGATCCTGAGCGTTGGTTTTTACACAAAGATGATCCGGACCGTTCCATGAAGAATGAAAGAATGAGTAATGAGTGAAACCATTTATTGAACTATAGGGTACATATGTTAATCCACTAGACCAAAGCCCAAATTACCAGTAAAATTAAGTCTTGCATGATATACCCAACAACCGGTGAGACGAGTTGGATTCCAAACCAATATCCTTAAAATAAATTCCCAGTTCCAGGTGGACAGCATTCACGGTAAAATCTTACATGAAAAATACTCCCAAGGTACATAGCACATTTAATCAGAAGCTTAGTGGTCTAGTTCATCGAGAAGTCCGAAGATAATAAACTGTCATCAGACTAAGACAGACAATGTGCAACCACATCTAACAGAAATAGCTGAAGCAGCATAGCTATCCAGCAACAAAACATAAGTATCGGAAAACCAAAAATCGGCATGCAGCGTGTGATGATCCTGGCATGAAGTATTCACCCATAGCGATCACGGTCACGCTCGGCTCCTCGCTCCCAGCTCCTCTCATAGCTGTGGTCCCTCCCCCTGTTCCTCCCCCTTTCCTTCTCACGGTCTCTACTTCTACTTCGGCTtcggcgccgctccctcccaTGACTGCCTCTATCTCTGTTCCTGCTATCCCGTTCATCGTAGTCATGTTCTCTGCCTCGATCTCTGCTCCTTTCCCTGCCTTCTCTTCCAGTTGAACCTATAATGATGATGGACAAATATTATTATGTACAATACAAAAAGGGGGTAAATCAGATTTCTGTGCCAGAAAGTAATTTGTTTGTCCAGAAATATGTGTATctattttgtgatttgttgaaGTGCACAAGTACAAATCATAAAGTAGGTGTAGTTTGAACTTATCCTATGTTAATAAGCATAGCAAATGTTTAGTCTTCTACAATAATAATTTACCAAGAACATGTGATAGGACTACACACAAATTCAAACggaattaattaacaaaaaaaatgaaatgagcATGTAATACCACGTTGCTCAACCTCCCATCCAGCCCGTCCAGACCCAGGAAGGGTTGGTGCATTTTCAGTTTGCTGTGTTTTAGCACGGAATTTCTTTTTGAGGTTGCCAAATTCATCATACATCTCCCCGTCATCCTATAACAGGAAAAAAACATTTAGATGAAAACTCATGACTTGACACATGGGGCATCAAATAACATGTCCCACCTCTTCAGCCTCTTTGCGGCGCCTTTTAACTTCCTCTAGTTCTTCTTCATCAAGTTCTTTATACCCACCACCCCGGCCTCCTCTGCAAATAAATGTAATTGGTGAGAAAAGTCTCATGATTGAAAGACTTACAATTTCATGTATAATAATTACCAATTACATGAGTTGATTTTATGGGTAATGCAACCACATGCACTTCTCATTTTATCATGCCTTTTTGTACAATTTCGTGTTAAAAATTCTATGTTGAGTGTAAAGATTAACAGAAAGGAAGTCAATCAaaagtaaatgaaaaattttACATCATAATAATCTTCCTTTTCATGTTTATTTCAACACTTGAGTTTGAAGTTGAATTTCAAAGGTGCTAAATCATCAATAAATGGGGAACGTTTCCACTGATGGTGCCCCAACTATGTTGTCATAACAACATACTGCAGTACTGCACCCAATTGTGTTGTCACAACTCTATATTACAACTGGCAAAAGGTGCACCGTGTGACTGTCAGCTAGGTGCACTAATTGTCATCACCACAGGTTCACAGACAGTCATGCCAAACAAATGGGATAAAATGCCACAGCATATCGCTCTTATTTGTGTCTAGTGTTGCTCAAATGAGACCAAAAGCCCAAAACTGTTTACAAGAAAACAGAGTAGCACTGTAGTTACCATGCTATTCGTATGTGCcaaaaatgaataaaaaatgAATGCCAATGAGTAACTGCGTAACCAGTTCTTGAGGCAACTACAGTCCAAAGTCTGCCAAATTATAGCCAAAAATCAGTCATCACAAACCAGGGTGTGATGAGTGTACTCTAATTTAGACATGAGCAGGACAGGTAAATGTAGTGCTTTGCTTTACATAAATTGCTCACCATAGTTCATGCCAAAGCAAAGGCAAATAATACATTTCGACTATTTAACTGGCAAAGCAATGAACATGCCACATGCAGGTTGTGCATATGTCTTACCTCACACCACCTTCATTGTGACCTGGCTTAGTGGTGTTACAGATATTACATTTCATCCGCTTTGCCCAATTTATGTTGCCACACCTGGAAAAcattaaattatttatcatcACATATGCGGTTCTATAATATAGTACATGGTACAACCATGATGCTTTTTATTACTGTTGATCAATTTAGTCAATACATAATATTAGTACTACAATCCCATAGGACTGAGGAGACACCAACAGGTCATCATCCTAATGAAGTTACAAAATACTTGTGTTAATGGAAATAACGGTTTGACGAAACATTATTGAAAAGCTTAGACCCCGTAGTAGGTTAGTAACAAGAATGATAGATTACAAGGTCGCCATTCACTAATAACTACCCCCTCCATCCCACAAAGACATCATTTCTAGCGATCTTCAGACAAATTTAGGGAGAAAAAATGTCTATGGTACCCCTCATTAATACTCTTGGTTGTATTTCCTAGGCTCCAATTAAATGTGCATGCGTTAGCTTGATTGGCTGCAACATATAGAAATGAAGTCTTTgtgggacaaattttgaatgctaGAAATAAAGcatttgtgggacggagggagtatattgcaaAATTGATTTTCAGTCACTAAAGTTTAAGATGATTGAGTTACAACACCAatgaaatttaaatttctaACAGCTCGATTACCAACATTAAGTGCTTCTCCAAAATTCCTGCATAAACACAGGGTAGAAATAATATTGAAGATTTGAACAGGCATAAATAGTCATAGAGAGCACAGCACAATTGGGTTCATCAAGCAGGCATGCAACAGCTAATAACAAATACAAATAAGGTAAGGACAGAAGAAGTCATGAAACAGCAAACTTATGTGGGTATTCTTACATTGGGCATGACCAATCATTTGGACCAAACAGTCCAGGAGGAccaccaacagcagcagcacggcTGCCTCCTTTTGCATCGTCATTTCCACGGCCTCTACccctaccaccaccaccggcactTGATCCACTAACACCAGCAGGGCGAGCAGCTCCACAGCGATTACAGACACCACGAAAGGCAAAGTTTACATTGCCACAACTGGGAGAGGAAGCAATATCAGACAGGATTTTGAATACACGGTGATGACCATACTACTATACTAGTCAGCAAAAGAAATTAAGTGACAGGGAAGCCTCTTACCAATCAAAACAGACCTTGTATTTGGGCACAGCCAATCCCCATCTTGCTGCCAGGCTTTTCCTGGACCATCACCGTGCCCTCTCCCTCTGCCTGCCCCGTTGTCCAATTCATCTTGTCCACCAAGGCCAGCAGAGTTGTTCAAACTCGCCGAGTTGTCATACGTGTCTTTGTTTTTTGACTCAGCTATATGGACCTGAATGGTGCTTCCATGGAAATCCTTGTTATTGAACCATTCTACTGCAGCTGAAGCAGCATGTGGGTCTTCATAGGTGACTGTCGCGTCACCCTTTGGTTCATTGGTAACCTTGTCCCTGTATATCCAGATTTTTGGACGACCGGTCCTTTTATCCTTCTGTTGAGATCAACAACAGAAAATGACTAATTACCATGAAAATGAAGCTACAAAGGCTTGAAGAATCTTTTAATCAGCTATAAAAATGTTGCCTGGGAAGACCCCCATCCATACCTTCAGCAACCCTATGGTGCCAAAATAATCGGCCAGCATGGTCTCATCGGTTCCAGGAGGCAGATTGCAAACATAAACAGAGCCATTTGGGGGGCCTCTTGACATATACCCAGCCATCTCCCAACTGATAGCCCAATTACAGAAAATAAGTACCATTATTATTTAAATCGAGCCACTGATCCTTGATGCAATATTACTAATAATCAACAGTGAACTAAACAGGGTAAGTACTACAAACTAATCCAACAATAAAAGGTCATACATATGAACAATCAGTAATAAGGAGTATAACTTGAAACGAAGCATCGAAGGGCCTTATATTTCATCACGAACTAGTCCAAGTGTAATAACTTCAACCACACACATCATATCAGCTGTCGACTAGCAGGACCCCCTAACAGAATAAAATTTCGCGCAGCTCAGAGCCGCCCTAGCCACAAACCCTAGATCGCGGAGAGCACGGTCGACCAACCCAACCCCCCACGCGAGAACCCTAGCGCACCAGAACACCAGATCGCTCGGGCCCTAGAGTTAGGTGAAGGAAGGGCGGGGGACGGGGGGACTCTCTGGCTCACCTGCGGCGCTCCGGCTCGAGGCGCGAGCCCGGAGGAGGggatccggcggcggaggtgaaccacgcggcggcggcggcgggtggtggtggtgggagaggagaggagaggaggccagGAGGGGTGAAATGCGGAGGGTGGTGGGGTGGGTTGGGCCTTATGAGGCCAACTAGGGCGAATTGGGCCGTCTCAATGGCAGCTGTCAAAAGGAATAAGCTTACTTTGGGTCCCTTTATTTGttgcccagtccgattttcgtcccttaaTCACAAAACCAGGCACGACGGATCCTCCAACTTATGAAACCGTTTAaataaggtccctcggcagtatttgacTCCAGTTTTGGTTgaggtggcgctgacgtggcttCTTTTAATTAGGTCTTTGTCCAACGTGttattgacgtggcgctgatgttgCAATCAGatccgaaaaaaataataaaacttgtgggacccacatgtcaggtgcatacacaaataataaaaaaggtgG comes from the Oryza glaberrima chromosome 9, OglaRS2, whole genome shotgun sequence genome and includes:
- the LOC127785472 gene encoding transcription initiation factor TFIID subunit 15-like isoform X2; the protein is MAGYMSRGPPNGSVYVCNLPPGTDETMLADYFGTIGLLKKDKRTGRPKIWIYRDKVTNEPKGDATVTYEDPHAASAAVEWFNNKDFHGSTIQVHIAESKNKDTYDNSASLNNSAGLGGQDELDNGAGRGRGHGDGPGKAWQQDGDWLCPNTSCGNVNFAFRGVCNRCGAARPAGVSGSSAGGGGRGRGRGNDDAKGGSRAAAVGGPPGLFGPNDWSCPMCGNINWAKRMKCNICNTTKPGHNEGGVRGGRGGGYKELDEEELEEVKRRRKEAEEDDGEMYDEFGNLKKKFRAKTQQTENAPTLPGSGRAGWEVEQRSTGREGRERSRDRGREHDYDERDSRNRDRGSHGRERRRSRSRSRDREKERGRNRGRDHSYERSWERGAERDRDRYG
- the LOC127785472 gene encoding transcription initiation factor TFIID subunit 15-like isoform X1; the protein is MAGYMSRGPPNGSVYVCNLPPGTDETMLADYFGTIGLLKKDKRTGRPKIWIYRDKVTNEPKGDATVTYEDPHAASAAVEWFNNKDFHGSTIQVHIAESKNKDTYDNSASLNNSAGLGGQDELDNGAGRGRGHGDGPGKAWQQDGDWLCPNTSCGNVNFAFRGVCNRCGAARPAGVSGSSAGGGGRGRGRGNDDAKGGSRAAAVGGPPGLFGPNDWSCPMCGNINWAKRMKCNICNTTKPGHNEGGVRGGRGGGYKELDEEELEEVKRRRKEAEEDDGEMYDEFGNLKKKFRAKTQQTENAPTLPGSGRAGWEVEQRGSTGREGRERSRDRGREHDYDERDSRNRDRGSHGRERRRSRSRSRDREKERGRNRGRDHSYERSWERGAERDRDRYG